The Labilibaculum sp. sequence ATACAGAAGGATATGCCACAGAAATTAATTATTCTTCCAATGTATCCGCAATATGCTTCCTCATCAACAGGTTCTACCTTCCAGAAGGCAATGGAAATTATCAAATCCTGGGAGGTAATTCCTGAAGTGAAATTTGTAAACCAATTCTTCGACCATGAAGGATATCTGGATACTATTGCTGAAAATGCCAAAAAGCATGATTTAAACGATTTTGATCATTTTATATTCTCTTATCATGGACTGCCAATCCGCCAAATAAACAAAGTTCATCCTAAGCGGAATTGTTTTAAATGCGATTGTCACAAAAAATTTATTCCTGAAACAGATTATTATTGTTACCGTTCAACCTGCTTTGAGACCAGTCGCTTATTGGCTGAAAAATTATCTATTCCTAAAGAAAAATATACCGTTTCCTTTCAATCCCGATTGGACAAAAACTGGCTGGAACCTTTCTCTGATAAAGTAGTGGAAGAAAAAGCTAAAAATGGCACAAAAAAGATACTTGTTTTCAGCCCTGCTTTTGTTGCTGATTGCTTAGAAACAACAGTAGAAATTGGAATAGAATATCGAGAAATTTTCGAGGGAAACGGTGGCGAAAAATTAGCCTTGGTTGAGAGTCTAAACGATCATCCAAAGTGGATTGCGACCTTGAAGGATTTGGTAATTAATTCATAATCCCAAATTATTAATTCGCCTAAGAAGCTGTTTAAATTTATTAATAGCATTTGCAGAGAAATATCAAAAATAAGGGAGGTCGTTATTATTTGTTAATGCCTTCACCAAAGGCTTAAACGTCCATTATTATTTGTTAATACCTCCACCAAAGGCTTAGGCAAGTCATTATAATATGTTAACGGCTTCGTTAAATGAAAAAATCACAAT is a genomic window containing:
- the hemH gene encoding ferrochelatase is translated as MPKKTTVLLLNLGTPKSPDVSDVRTYLFEFLNDPRVIDIPWLLRKILVNLIIVPFRAKGSSKIYKQLWTKDGSPLLIYGEKVKDLLQKELNPDFTVELAMRYEQPSMKSVLDKIQKDMPQKLIILPMYPQYASSSTGSTFQKAMEIIKSWEVIPEVKFVNQFFDHEGYLDTIAENAKKHDLNDFDHFIFSYHGLPIRQINKVHPKRNCFKCDCHKKFIPETDYYCYRSTCFETSRLLAEKLSIPKEKYTVSFQSRLDKNWLEPFSDKVVEEKAKNGTKKILVFSPAFVADCLETTVEIGIEYREIFEGNGGEKLALVESLNDHPKWIATLKDLVINS